The following coding sequences are from one Delphinus delphis chromosome 19, mDelDel1.2, whole genome shotgun sequence window:
- the CDC6 gene encoding cell division control protein 6 homolog translates to MPQTRSQSQATISFPKKKQPRTLDKAKNSSDTKLELANVQAIPRSPCAKILPLSPRKRLGDDNLCNTPRLPPCSPPKQSKKENGPPRSHTSKGRRLVFDNQLTTESPSKREQARLHQNKICSSVPKGQDIATNSEQRCPLEKESACLRLLKQEGTCYQQAKQVLTTAVPDQLPAREKEMDVIRNFLREHICGKKAGSLYLSGAPGTGKTACLSRILQDLKKELKSFKTIMLNCMSLRSAQAVFPAIAQEICQEEVSRPAGKDIMRKLENHMTAEKGPMIVLVLDEMDQLDSRGQDVLYTLFEWPWLSNSRLVLIGIANTLDLTDRILPRLQAREKCKPRLLNFPPYTKNQIATILQDRLNQASKDQVLDNAAIQFCARKVSAVSGDVRKALDVCRRAIEIVESDVKSQTILKPLSECKSPSESLVPKQVGVIHISQVISEVDGNRMTLSQEGAQDSFPLQQKILVCSLLLLTRQLKTKEVTLGKLYEAYSNVCRKQQVAAVDQSECLSLSGLLEARGIFGLKKNKETRFAKVSLKIEEKEIEHALKDKALVGNILATGLP, encoded by the exons ATGCCTCAAACCCGCTCCCAGTCACAGGCTACAATCagttttccaaaaaagaaacagCCTCGGACATTGGACAAAGCTAAAAACTCCAGTGACACCAAACTAGAACTGGCAAATGTCCAGGCCATACCCCGTTCTCCTTGTGCAAAAATTCTGCCTCTTAGCCCCAGAAAACGTCTGG GTGACGACAACCTGTGTAACACTCCCCGTTTACCTCCCTGTTCTCCACCAAagcaaagcaagaaagaaaatggtcCCCCTCGCTCACATACATCTAAGGGGCGCAGATTGGTATTTGACAATCAGCTGACAACGGAATCTCCTAGCAAAAGAGAACAAGCCAGACTTCACCAAAACAAAATATGTTCCTCAGTTCCAAAAGGTCAAGACATCGCAACAAATTCTGAGCAGAGATGTCCACTGGAGAAAGAATCTGCGTGTCTGAGACTTCTCAAGCAAGAAG GTACTTGCTACCAGCAAGCAAAGCAGGTCCTGACTACAGCTGTCCCAGATCAGCTGCCTGCCAGGGAAAAGGAGATGGATGTCATCAGGAATTTCCTGAGGGAGCACATCTGTGGGAAGAAAGCTGGAAGTCTTTATCTTTCTGGTGCTCCTGGAACTGGAAAAACTGCCTGCTTAAGCCGAATTCTGCAAGACCTCAAG AAGGAACTGAAAAGCTTTAAAACTATCATGCTGAATTGCATGTCCTTGAGGAGTGCCCAGGCTGTATTCCCAGCCATTGCTCAGGAGATTTGTCAGGAAGAAGTATCCAGGCCAGCTGGGAAGGACATAATGAGGAAACTGGAAAACCATATGACTGCGGAGAAGGGCCCCATGAT tgtgttGGTGTTGGACGAGATGGATCAGCTGGACAGCAGAGGGCAGGATGTACTGTACACACTGTTTGAATGGCCATGGCTAAGCAATTCTCGGTTGGTGCTGATTG GTATTGCTAATACCCTGGATCTCACAGACAGAATCCTGCCAAGGCTTCAAGCTAGAGAAAAATGTAAGCCACGGCTGTTGAACTTCCCACCTTATACCAAAAATCAGATAGCCACTATCCTGCAGGATCGACTTAATCAG GCATCTAAAGATCAGGTCCTGGACAATGCTGCCATTCAGTTCTGTGCCCGCAAAGTCTCTGCTGTTTCGGGAGATGTTCGCAAAGCGCTAGATGTTTGCAG gagaGCTATTGAAATTGTAGAGTCGGATGTCAAAAGCCAGACTATCCTCAAACCACTGTCTGAAT gTAAATCACCCTCTGAGTCACTGGTTCCCAAGCAGGTTGGTGTTATTCACATATCACAAGTCATTTCGGAAGTTGATGGAAACAGAATGACTTTGAGCCAAGAAGGAGCACAAGATTCCTTCCCTCTTCAGCAGAAGATCTTGGTCTGCTCTTTGCTGCTCTTGACCAGGCAGCTGAAAACCAAAGAGGTCACTCTGGGGAAG TTATATGAAGCCTATAGTAACGTCTGTCGCAAACAGCAGGTGGCAGCTGTGGACCAGTCAGAGTGTTTGTCACTTTCAGGGCTCTTGGAGGCCAGAGGCATTTTCggattaaagaaaaacaaggaaacgcGTTTCGCAAAG GTGTCTCTGAAGattgaagagaaggaaatagagCATGCTCTGAAGGACAAAGCTTTAGTTGGAAATATCTTAGCTACTGGATTGccttaa